One Rhodobacteraceae bacterium M385 genomic region harbors:
- the glgB gene encoding 1,4-alpha-glucan branching protein GlgB — protein sequence MISDFDGYLLGEGTHRQLWRVLGAHVGPKGTHFAVWAPNARAVSVIGDFNDWDPSRAPMAQGNANGVWEVVVEGAGDGSLYKYHVIDAHGATRLKADPVGFGAQHPPEQASVVRDIDGYGWRDGDWMKTRAEAADRHAPVSIYEVHLGSWRRKYDDGGRPLSYKELAEDLVNYVKYMGFTHIELMPVSEFPFDGSWGYQPVGLYAPTIRFGPPHEFRDFVDAAHAAGLGVLLDWVPGHFPTDEHGLATFDGTHLYEHADPKEGFHQDWNTLIYNYGRTEVRNFLVSNALYWMEEYHLDGLRVDAVASMLYRDYSREEGQWVPNHEGGRENFEAIAFLQEMNVAVYGADASVMTVAEESTSFPGVSQPVHTGGLGFGYKWNMGWMNDTLSYMEMDPIYRQHHHDEMTRPIMWQFTENFILPISHDEVVHGKGSMLEKMPGTQWEKFANLRAYYGYMWMHPGKKLMFMGCEFAQPEEWSHDGDLNWDAASQPAHGGVQTLVRDLNKLYRETPALHVGDCVPEGFAWICNDPSQSTLGFVRYGNKGDAPVVVMCNFTPVERLDFRIGVPSAGVWEEVLNTDAEIYGGGNRGNLGAVTAQATPCDGHGQSVTLTLPPLSTVVLRLKS from the coding sequence ATGATTTCCGACTTCGACGGCTACCTTCTGGGCGAAGGCACGCACCGACAGTTGTGGCGGGTTCTGGGGGCTCACGTCGGCCCCAAGGGCACGCATTTCGCCGTTTGGGCGCCCAACGCACGGGCCGTTTCGGTGATTGGGGATTTCAACGATTGGGACCCGTCCCGCGCCCCTATGGCTCAAGGCAATGCGAATGGCGTTTGGGAAGTCGTGGTTGAGGGCGCGGGCGACGGCTCGCTCTATAAGTACCACGTTATCGACGCCCATGGCGCAACCCGCCTGAAGGCGGACCCGGTGGGCTTTGGTGCGCAACATCCGCCCGAGCAAGCCTCGGTCGTGCGCGACATTGACGGCTATGGCTGGCGCGATGGCGATTGGATGAAGACCCGTGCGGAGGCCGCGGACCGCCATGCGCCCGTGTCGATCTACGAGGTTCACCTTGGGTCTTGGCGGCGCAAGTATGACGATGGCGGCAGGCCCCTGTCCTACAAAGAGCTGGCCGAAGATCTGGTCAACTACGTCAAATACATGGGCTTCACCCATATCGAGCTGATGCCGGTGTCGGAATTCCCCTTCGATGGGTCTTGGGGCTATCAACCCGTGGGCCTTTACGCGCCCACCATCCGTTTCGGCCCGCCCCACGAGTTCCGCGATTTCGTCGATGCCGCCCATGCAGCAGGCTTGGGCGTGTTGCTTGATTGGGTGCCGGGGCATTTCCCCACCGATGAGCATGGACTGGCCACGTTCGACGGCACGCATCTGTATGAACACGCCGACCCGAAAGAGGGGTTCCACCAAGATTGGAACACTCTGATTTACAACTATGGCCGCACCGAAGTCCGCAACTTCCTTGTGTCTAACGCGCTCTATTGGATGGAGGAATACCATCTGGACGGGCTGCGCGTGGATGCCGTGGCCTCCATGCTTTACCGCGATTATTCCCGTGAGGAAGGCCAATGGGTGCCCAACCACGAGGGCGGGCGAGAGAACTTTGAAGCCATCGCCTTCCTGCAAGAAATGAATGTCGCCGTGTACGGCGCGGATGCGAGCGTGATGACAGTGGCCGAGGAAAGCACTTCGTTCCCCGGCGTGTCGCAACCCGTTCACACTGGCGGGCTTGGGTTTGGCTACAAGTGGAACATGGGGTGGATGAACGACACGCTGTCGTACATGGAGATGGACCCGATCTACCGCCAACACCACCACGATGAAATGACCCGCCCGATCATGTGGCAATTCACCGAGAATTTCATCCTGCCAATAAGCCATGACGAAGTCGTGCACGGCAAAGGCTCGATGCTGGAAAAAATGCCCGGCACCCAGTGGGAGAAATTCGCAAATCTGCGCGCCTACTACGGCTATATGTGGATGCATCCGGGCAAGAAACTAATGTTCATGGGGTGCGAATTTGCGCAGCCCGAAGAATGGAGCCACGATGGCGACCTGAATTGGGATGCCGCCAGCCAACCCGCCCACGGCGGCGTGCAGACGCTGGTGCGCGACCTCAATAAACTCTACCGCGAAACCCCTGCCCTGCATGTGGGGGACTGCGTGCCGGAAGGCTTTGCGTGGATATGTAACGACCCGTCGCAATCGACCCTTGGGTTCGTGCGCTACGGCAACAAGGGCGACGCGCCCGTTGTGGTGATGTGCAACTTTACCCCGGTTGAGCGGTTGGACTTCCGTATCGGTGTGCCAAGCGCCGGGGTTTGGGAGGAAGTGCTGAACACCGACGCCGAGATCTACGGCGGCGGAAATCGCGGTAATCTGGGTGCTGTGACGGCGCAAGCCACACCCTGCGACGGACACGGGCAGTCAGTCACGCTGACGCTGCCACCACTATCAACGGTCGTACTGCGGCTCAAAAGCTAA
- the glgC gene encoding glucose-1-phosphate adenylyltransferase — protein METKRLTQRSMVFVLAGGRGSRLKELTDRRVKPAVPFGGKARIIDFALSNALNSGIRKMAIATQYKAHSLIRHLQRGWNFFRAERNEFLDILPASQRTGTDAWYAGTADAVTQNIDIVDDYDVDYVIILAGDHIYKMDYEIMLREHVESGADVTVGCLTVPREEASAFGVMATDDTGRITSFLEKPADPPAMPDDPKSSLASMGIYVFKWSFLRNLLEVDALDPNSTHDFGHDLIPEIVKNGKAMSHRYDRSCVRAEGAPVYWKDVGTVDAFWEAHIDLTNFTPDLDLWDKNWPIWTYSESVPPAKFIHDERDRRGVAISSMVAGGCIISGTEVRNSCLFTNVHTNSYAVLDHAVVLPNVVVERSARLRHVVIDTGVTIPEGLVVGEDRAEDAKWFRVTDRGITLITQEMLDKRAEALGTA, from the coding sequence ATGGAAACTAAACGACTGACACAACGCTCTATGGTGTTCGTACTTGCAGGAGGACGGGGGAGCCGCCTGAAAGAATTAACGGACCGCCGCGTAAAACCTGCCGTGCCCTTTGGCGGCAAAGCGCGGATCATCGACTTTGCCCTGTCCAACGCGCTCAATTCCGGCATTCGGAAGATGGCGATTGCCACGCAATACAAGGCGCACAGCTTGATCCGGCACCTGCAACGGGGTTGGAACTTCTTCCGGGCCGAGCGGAACGAATTCCTTGATATCCTGCCCGCCTCGCAACGCACGGGCACCGATGCCTGGTATGCAGGCACGGCGGATGCGGTCACACAGAACATTGATATCGTTGATGATTACGATGTCGATTATGTGATCATCCTTGCGGGCGATCACATCTACAAGATGGATTACGAGATCATGCTGCGCGAGCATGTCGAAAGCGGAGCCGATGTGACCGTCGGCTGCCTGACGGTCCCGCGCGAAGAAGCCTCGGCCTTTGGCGTGATGGCGACGGACGACACGGGGCGCATCACCTCGTTCCTTGAAAAACCCGCCGATCCCCCAGCGATGCCGGATGATCCAAAAAGCTCTTTGGCCTCGATGGGGATTTACGTCTTCAAGTGGTCTTTCCTTCGCAACCTGCTGGAAGTGGACGCGCTGGACCCCAACTCGACCCACGACTTCGGCCACGATCTGATTCCTGAGATCGTGAAGAACGGCAAAGCCATGTCGCACCGCTACGACCGTAGCTGTGTCCGGGCCGAGGGCGCACCCGTATATTGGAAAGATGTCGGCACCGTCGATGCCTTCTGGGAGGCACATATCGACCTGACCAACTTCACCCCCGATCTGGATTTGTGGGACAAGAACTGGCCGATCTGGACCTATTCCGAAAGCGTGCCGCCCGCGAAATTCATCCACGATGAGCGCGACAGACGCGGCGTGGCGATTTCGTCCATGGTGGCGGGGGGCTGCATCATCTCGGGCACTGAGGTGCGCAATTCTTGCCTGTTCACCAACGTCCACACCAACTCTTACGCGGTGCTCGACCATGCGGTTGTTTTGCCCAACGTGGTGGTGGAACGCTCTGCCCGGCTGCGCCATGTGGTGATTGATACCGGCGTCACCATCCCCGAAGGCCTCGTGGTGGGCGAGGACCGGGCCGAGGACGCCAAGTGGTTCCGGGTGACGGACCGCGGCATCACTCTGATTACACAAGAAATGCTCGATAAACGGGCGGAAGCCTTGGGAACAGCATAG
- the glgA gene encoding glycogen synthase GlgA: protein MTRVLSVASECAPLVKTGGLADVVGALPGAMSGLGDELRTLIPGYSAVPTGGKVVARLADLFGGPATIEALTHAGLDLLILRADHLFDRNGGLYVDAFGTDWPDNPQRFAALSYAAAHIAAEGVGDWTPAVVHGHDWQAGFVPEYLAAMGCNTPFVLTVHNVAFHGNTGAEALETLRLDPARFHAHHYEFWGQISALKAGLMGAAQITTVSQTYAEELMTPHFGMGMDGVLRHRRRDLTGIVNGIDTDVWNPATDPLISPYTTLKGKAANKAALQAEFELPKAPGPLCVLVSRLTDQKGIDLLLDALHVMLERGGQVAVLGSGDPSLEVALLERADKEPNLAVKIGYDEALSHRMMAGGDSILVPSRFEPCGLTQLYGLRYGTLPLVALTGGLADTIINASPAALARKVATGIQFSPITAEALANAFGRLCDLYAERKVWTAMQRNAMKQPVGWDTSAAAYHALYEATAGNA from the coding sequence GTGACACGGGTTCTGTCAGTCGCATCGGAATGCGCGCCGCTGGTGAAAACCGGCGGCCTCGCCGATGTTGTGGGGGCCTTGCCCGGCGCCATGTCGGGCTTGGGGGATGAGCTGCGCACGTTGATCCCCGGCTACTCCGCCGTGCCGACCGGCGGCAAAGTCGTGGCACGGTTGGCCGACCTGTTCGGCGGCCCCGCCACGATCGAGGCGTTGACCCATGCAGGCTTAGATCTGTTGATCCTGCGGGCCGATCACCTGTTTGATCGCAACGGCGGGCTCTACGTGGACGCGTTCGGCACTGATTGGCCCGACAACCCGCAACGCTTCGCTGCGCTGTCCTATGCTGCTGCCCACATCGCGGCGGAGGGCGTGGGCGATTGGACGCCTGCCGTGGTCCACGGCCACGATTGGCAAGCCGGGTTCGTGCCGGAATATCTGGCCGCGATGGGCTGTAATACGCCCTTCGTGCTGACTGTTCACAACGTCGCTTTCCACGGCAACACCGGGGCCGAGGCGCTGGAAACTCTGCGCCTTGATCCGGCGCGCTTCCACGCCCATCACTATGAATTCTGGGGGCAAATCTCGGCCCTGAAGGCGGGGCTTATGGGGGCGGCGCAGATCACCACCGTGTCCCAGACCTATGCAGAAGAGCTGATGACACCGCATTTCGGCATGGGCATGGACGGCGTGTTGCGCCACCGTCGCCGCGACCTGACGGGGATCGTGAACGGCATTGATACCGATGTCTGGAACCCCGCCACGGACCCGCTGATTTCTCCCTACACGACCCTGAAGGGCAAAGCCGCCAACAAGGCCGCGTTGCAGGCCGAGTTCGAGCTTCCCAAAGCGCCGGGGCCGCTGTGTGTGCTGGTATCGCGGTTGACGGACCAAAAGGGCATCGACCTGCTCTTGGACGCGTTGCATGTGATGTTGGAGCGGGGCGGTCAGGTGGCTGTCCTCGGCTCGGGCGACCCTTCGCTGGAAGTGGCATTGTTGGAGCGGGCCGACAAAGAACCCAATCTGGCCGTGAAAATCGGCTATGATGAGGCCCTGTCCCACCGGATGATGGCGGGGGGCGATAGCATCCTTGTGCCGTCGCGCTTTGAACCCTGCGGGCTGACGCAACTTTACGGGTTGCGATATGGCACCCTGCCCCTTGTGGCTTTGACGGGTGGGCTAGCTGACACGATTATTAACGCCTCTCCCGCCGCCTTGGCGCGCAAGGTGGCCACGGGCATTCAATTCTCGCCGATCACCGCCGAGGCGCTGGCCAATGCCTTCGGGCGCCTCTGCGACCTCTATGCAGAGCGTAAGGTCTGGACGGCAATGCAACGTAACGCCATGAAGCAGCCTGTTGGCTGGGACACCTCAGCCGCCGCTTATCACGCGCTTTATGAGGCCACCGCAGGCAATGCTTGA
- the glgX gene encoding glycogen debranching protein GlgX, translating to MLENYAIEAGSPNPLGATFDGNGVNFAVFSRHATQVMLCLFNDAGQETHLIALPERTGHVWHGYIPGMGPGQQYGYRVHGPYAPKDGHRFNPYKLVMDPYAKRLTGQPVWNDALYGYVHGEDDLTFDTRDSAPFMPRSIVTDPTFSWGADASPRVPMDETVFYEAHVKGLTATHPGVERPGTYSGMASPAMLDHLTDLGVTSVELLPIQAFVDDRFLVEKNLRNYWGYMTYGFFAPEPRYMSNGSIAEFQQMVARYHSAGIEVILDVVYNHTAEGSEFGPTLSFRGLDNACYYRLTEDKRYYVNDAGCGNSLNFDNPFTLRMAMDSLRYWVEVMHVDGFRFDLCTSLGRTDGVFKRDGPFFRAIRQDPVLNRVKLIAEPWDLGPDGYQLGAYQAPFGEWNDKFRDDTRQFWRGDGGMVSAMAARLSGSSMFFDHDGRAPTASVNFITAHDGFTLRDLVSYKEKHNEANGEENRDGHSNNHSDNFGVEGETDNADIIAARIRRRRNLIATLMLSQGTPLILAGDEIGNTQGGNNNTYCQDSEIGWVDWEDRDDGFLAFCKAAIAFRKSHPVLRQRRFLHSKSRYIDGAPDLFWRRTDGSAMRQEDWDNPDLQTIIVEMRMASGTPAYTARGPALLVVLNVGDATQITHPPLQDGEVWTRCFDTAQDAPSVHSTETHIDANSVVVFELHPHSEGSIHAA from the coding sequence ATGCTTGAAAACTACGCGATCGAGGCAGGTTCCCCTAACCCTTTGGGGGCAACCTTCGACGGCAACGGCGTGAACTTCGCCGTATTCTCTCGTCATGCGACACAAGTCATGCTGTGCCTGTTCAATGACGCCGGTCAGGAAACCCACCTGATCGCCCTGCCCGAGCGTACCGGGCATGTCTGGCACGGCTATATCCCCGGTATGGGACCGGGTCAGCAATACGGCTACCGCGTTCACGGCCCCTATGCGCCCAAGGACGGCCATCGCTTCAATCCCTACAAACTTGTCATGGACCCCTATGCCAAGCGCCTTACAGGACAACCGGTCTGGAATGATGCGCTTTACGGCTATGTCCATGGCGAAGATGATCTGACCTTCGACACCCGCGATAGCGCGCCCTTTATGCCGCGCTCGATCGTCACCGATCCGACGTTTAGCTGGGGTGCGGATGCCTCTCCGCGGGTTCCGATGGATGAAACCGTGTTCTACGAGGCTCACGTTAAAGGCCTGACAGCGACCCACCCCGGCGTGGAACGGCCCGGCACCTATAGCGGCATGGCTTCGCCCGCGATGCTGGATCACCTGACCGATCTGGGTGTGACCTCGGTGGAGCTTCTGCCGATCCAAGCCTTCGTGGATGACCGTTTTCTGGTTGAAAAGAACCTTCGGAACTACTGGGGCTACATGACCTACGGTTTCTTCGCCCCGGAACCGCGGTACATGTCGAATGGGTCGATTGCCGAATTCCAGCAGATGGTGGCCCGCTACCATTCCGCCGGGATCGAGGTGATCTTGGATGTGGTCTACAACCACACCGCTGAAGGGTCCGAGTTCGGCCCCACCCTGTCGTTCCGCGGCCTCGACAACGCCTGCTACTACCGATTGACCGAAGATAAACGGTACTACGTGAATGACGCGGGCTGCGGCAATTCGTTGAATTTCGACAACCCGTTCACCCTGCGCATGGCCATGGACTCACTGCGTTATTGGGTCGAGGTCATGCATGTGGATGGCTTTAGGTTCGATTTGTGCACATCCCTTGGCCGCACCGACGGCGTATTCAAGCGCGACGGGCCGTTTTTCCGCGCCATCCGCCAAGACCCGGTTCTGAACCGGGTGAAGCTGATCGCTGAGCCTTGGGACCTGGGACCGGACGGCTACCAATTGGGCGCATATCAAGCGCCATTTGGCGAATGGAACGACAAATTCCGCGATGACACGCGCCAGTTCTGGCGGGGCGACGGGGGCATGGTGTCGGCCATGGCGGCGCGGTTGTCGGGTTCTTCCATGTTCTTTGACCACGATGGGCGTGCACCCACGGCATCGGTCAACTTCATCACCGCCCATGACGGTTTCACCCTGCGCGATCTGGTCAGCTACAAAGAGAAGCATAACGAGGCCAACGGCGAGGAAAACCGCGACGGGCATTCCAACAACCACTCCGATAATTTCGGGGTCGAGGGCGAAACCGACAACGCCGATATCATCGCCGCGCGAATTCGCCGCCGCCGGAACCTGATTGCCACGCTGATGCTGTCCCAAGGCACGCCGCTGATCTTGGCCGGTGACGAGATTGGCAACACCCAAGGCGGCAACAACAACACGTATTGTCAGGACAGCGAGATCGGTTGGGTCGATTGGGAAGACCGTGACGACGGGTTTCTTGCCTTCTGCAAGGCCGCGATTGCGTTCCGCAAGTCCCACCCCGTGTTGCGGCAACGGCGGTTCCTGCACTCCAAGTCCCGCTACATCGACGGCGCGCCGGACCTGTTCTGGCGGCGCACGGACGGCAGCGCCATGCGGCAAGAGGATTGGGATAACCCCGACCTTCAGACCATCATCGTCGAGATGCGCATGGCCTCTGGTACCCCCGCCTATACCGCTCGGGGTCCTGCATTACTTGTGGTGCTGAATGTGGGCGACGCGACCCAGATCACCCATCCGCCGTTGCAGGATGGCGAAGTATGGACGCGTTGCTTTGACACCGCCCAAGATGCCCCATCGGTGCACAGTACCGAGACCCACATCGACGCCAACAGCGTCGTCGTGTTCGAGCTCCACCCCCATTCGGAAGGATCTATCCATGCAGCATGA
- a CDS encoding alpha-D-glucose phosphate-specific phosphoglucomutase, with translation MQHDTVATQPIAGQKPGTSGLRKKTRVFMEPHFLENYVQSIIDGIGGVAGKNLVVGGDGRYFNDRAIQVILRMLAANGAAGAIVGQGGVLSTPAASHLIRKRGTAGGFILSASHNPGGIDADFGLKFNGANGGPASEAVNAKIVEATTKISAYHIATAEDVDLGTIGQTALGEMSVEIVDPVTDYAALMDSLFDFDKIRALFASGFRMRFDAMHAVTGPYATAILEDTLGAAKGTVINGTPSPDFGGGHPDPNPVWAKTLMDEMYGDNAPDFGAASDGDGDRNMVVGPHQYVTPSDSLAVLAAHAHRAPAYAKGLAGVARSMPTSGAVDRVAAAQGIECYETPTGWKFFGNLLDAGRVTLCGEESAGTGSDHVREKDGLWAVLLWLNILAESGQSVAQIMEALWRDYGRCYYTRYDYEDVETAKAETVMDGLRAQLSNLPGREVAGLTVNFADEFAYDDPVDGARTEAQGIRIGFAGGARAVFRLSGTGTVGATIRVYLERLETAADALSQSPQDALAPVVSAALTLSDLQALTGRDAPNVIT, from the coding sequence ATGCAGCATGACACCGTCGCCACACAGCCCATCGCGGGCCAGAAACCCGGCACCAGTGGTCTGCGCAAAAAGACCCGCGTATTTATGGAGCCCCATTTCCTCGAGAACTACGTGCAGTCGATCATCGACGGCATTGGCGGCGTTGCGGGCAAGAATCTGGTCGTGGGCGGGGACGGGCGATACTTCAACGACCGGGCCATTCAAGTGATCTTGCGCATGTTGGCCGCCAACGGCGCTGCGGGGGCGATTGTAGGCCAAGGCGGCGTTCTATCGACGCCTGCGGCCTCTCACCTGATCCGCAAACGGGGCACGGCGGGGGGCTTTATCCTGTCGGCAAGCCATAACCCCGGCGGCATTGATGCGGACTTTGGCCTCAAGTTCAACGGTGCCAATGGCGGCCCCGCTTCTGAAGCCGTCAACGCCAAGATCGTGGAGGCAACGACCAAGATCAGCGCCTACCACATTGCTACCGCTGAGGACGTGGACCTTGGCACGATTGGCCAGACAGCCTTGGGCGAGATGTCGGTCGAGATCGTGGACCCGGTCACAGATTACGCGGCGTTGATGGACAGCCTGTTTGATTTCGACAAGATCCGGGCGCTTTTCGCCTCGGGCTTTCGGATGCGGTTCGATGCGATGCACGCCGTGACCGGGCCTTATGCGACGGCGATTTTGGAAGACACTCTGGGTGCTGCGAAGGGCACCGTGATTAACGGCACCCCCTCGCCCGACTTTGGCGGCGGCCACCCGGACCCCAACCCCGTTTGGGCCAAGACCCTGATGGATGAGATGTACGGCGACAATGCGCCCGACTTCGGCGCCGCCTCGGATGGGGACGGCGACCGCAACATGGTGGTTGGCCCGCACCAATACGTCACCCCCTCCGATAGTCTCGCGGTTCTGGCGGCCCACGCCCACCGCGCCCCGGCCTACGCCAAGGGCCTGGCGGGCGTCGCACGGTCCATGCCCACATCAGGCGCGGTGGATCGGGTGGCGGCGGCCCAGGGGATCGAATGCTACGAGACGCCCACGGGCTGGAAGTTCTTCGGCAACCTTCTGGACGCCGGCCGCGTGACCCTATGTGGAGAGGAAAGCGCCGGCACCGGATCGGACCATGTCCGAGAGAAAGACGGCCTATGGGCGGTTCTGTTGTGGCTCAACATCCTTGCGGAAAGCGGCCAATCTGTCGCTCAGATCATGGAGGCGCTCTGGCGCGACTACGGGCGCTGCTACTACACGCGCTATGATTATGAAGATGTCGAAACCGCCAAGGCAGAAACCGTGATGGACGGGTTGCGGGCGCAGCTTTCAAACCTGCCGGGCCGTGAGGTTGCAGGGCTGACGGTGAACTTCGCCGATGAATTCGCCTACGACGATCCGGTCGACGGTGCCCGCACCGAAGCCCAAGGCATCCGCATCGGCTTTGCAGGTGGCGCGCGGGCCGTGTTCCGCCTGTCGGGGACAGGCACCGTAGGGGCCACAATCCGCGTCTATCTGGAGCGTCTGGAGACCGCCGCCGATGCCCTTTCGCAGTCGCCGCAAGACGCGTTGGCCCCGGTCGTTAGCGCCGCTTTAACGCTTTCCGATCTACAAGCGTTGACCGGGCGGGATGCGCCCAACGTGATTACCTAA
- a CDS encoding glycogen/starch/alpha-glucan phosphorylase, whose product MNAMSDLSSDGMRARIAQHLTFTIGKDKAHASLYDWRMAVSYTVRDLIVEPWFAATRRTYEAQGKRVYYLSMEFLIGRILEDAMINLGLHKQIDSVLAEDGISLAEVVEDEPDAALGNGGLGRLAACFLESMSTIGCPAFGYGIRYEHGLFRQRFEGGRQVETPEDWLNQPHPWEFERPEAAYTIPFKGTVWDGVWTPAETVLARAYDTPVVGWQGKWANTLRLWGAHPTELFDLDRFNSGDHTAAAHPEALARTLSRVLYPEDATDGGKELRLKQEFFLVSAALQDLLRRFLSEYDDLNLLPEKVAIQMNDTHPALAGPEMIRLLMVDHGLDWDTAKRIAQGCLNYTNHTLLPEALEAWSTWLMGRVLPHHMQIIERIDAEHQAATNCPPHLGIVYQDQVHMGTLAFVMASHVNGVSALHSDLMKQTVFAELDAAYPERILNQTNGVTPRRWMRLSNPALSSLITDVIGDGWEADLRRLGELSTFENDTDVIARLQAAKRANKVALSDWVAANVGVTLNPDAMFDVQIKRIHEYKRQLLNVFETIHRWNAIRNNPDADWTPRVKIFGGKAAPGYWVAKDIIRLINDVAAVVNSDPLMRDRLKVIYPANYNVSMAQRLIPAADLSEQISTAGKEASGTGNMKFTMNGALTIGTLDGANVEIRERVGAENFFLFGMDANAVQARYGVADHGRKAILASPMLAEVLQIIADGRFSAEEPKRYHGLIDATWNHDPFLVASDFDAYVATQAEVDAAYKDQTHWQRLALRNIAGSGHFSSDRTIRGYMAEVWGARSLL is encoded by the coding sequence ATGAACGCTATGTCAGACCTCTCCTCCGACGGGATGCGCGCGCGCATCGCACAACATCTGACGTTTACAATCGGCAAGGACAAAGCCCACGCCAGCTTGTACGACTGGCGCATGGCTGTCAGCTACACTGTCCGTGACCTGATAGTGGAGCCTTGGTTCGCCGCCACGCGCCGCACCTACGAGGCGCAGGGAAAGCGCGTTTATTACCTGTCGATGGAATTTCTGATTGGCCGCATCTTGGAAGATGCGATGATTAACCTTGGCCTTCACAAACAGATCGACAGCGTCTTGGCAGAAGATGGCATCTCGCTGGCCGAGGTGGTGGAGGATGAACCCGACGCTGCCCTTGGCAACGGCGGTTTGGGCCGTCTGGCCGCTTGTTTTCTGGAATCCATGTCCACCATTGGCTGCCCTGCGTTCGGCTATGGCATCCGCTACGAACACGGGCTTTTCCGGCAGCGGTTTGAAGGCGGGCGGCAGGTGGAAACCCCTGAAGATTGGCTGAACCAACCCCATCCGTGGGAGTTTGAGCGCCCCGAAGCCGCCTACACGATCCCCTTCAAGGGCACCGTCTGGGATGGCGTCTGGACGCCTGCGGAAACCGTTTTGGCGCGCGCCTATGATACGCCCGTCGTGGGATGGCAGGGCAAATGGGCCAACACCCTGCGCCTTTGGGGGGCACATCCGACCGAGCTTTTTGACCTCGATCGGTTCAATTCCGGCGACCACACCGCCGCCGCCCATCCCGAGGCATTGGCCCGCACCCTGTCCCGCGTCCTCTACCCCGAAGATGCCACCGACGGCGGCAAAGAGCTGCGATTGAAGCAGGAATTCTTCCTTGTCTCCGCCGCTTTGCAAGACCTGCTGCGCCGGTTCCTCAGCGAATATGACGACCTGAACCTGCTGCCCGAAAAGGTGGCAATCCAGATGAACGACACCCACCCCGCCTTGGCCGGACCCGAAATGATCCGGCTTTTGATGGTGGATCACGGGTTGGATTGGGACACTGCCAAACGCATCGCCCAAGGCTGCCTGAACTACACCAACCACACCCTTCTGCCCGAGGCGTTGGAGGCTTGGTCGACTTGGCTAATGGGTCGCGTCCTGCCCCACCATATGCAGATAATCGAGCGCATTGATGCAGAGCATCAAGCGGCAACAAACTGCCCCCCTCATCTTGGGATTGTGTATCAAGATCAAGTTCATATGGGCACTTTGGCCTTTGTCATGGCATCCCATGTGAACGGCGTGTCGGCGCTGCATTCGGACCTGATGAAGCAGACGGTCTTCGCGGAACTGGACGCCGCCTACCCCGAACGCATCCTTAACCAAACTAACGGCGTGACGCCGCGCCGCTGGATGCGCCTGTCCAACCCTGCCCTGAGCAGCCTGATTACTGACGTTATTGGTGACGGTTGGGAGGCGGACCTTAGGCGTTTGGGCGAACTCTCAACCTTTGAGAACGACACCGATGTCATCGCACGTCTGCAAGCCGCCAAACGCGCCAACAAGGTGGCGCTGTCCGACTGGGTGGCCGCCAATGTTGGAGTGACCCTGAACCCCGACGCCATGTTCGATGTGCAGATCAAGCGCATTCACGAATACAAGCGCCAGCTTCTGAATGTTTTTGAAACGATCCATCGCTGGAACGCGATCCGCAACAATCCAGACGCAGATTGGACGCCACGGGTCAAAATTTTCGGCGGCAAGGCCGCACCCGGCTATTGGGTCGCCAAGGATATTATCCGCCTTATCAATGATGTAGCCGCCGTTGTTAACAGTGATCCGCTGATGCGGGATCGGCTGAAGGTGATCTATCCGGCCAATTACAATGTTTCCATGGCGCAGCGCCTGATCCCGGCCGCCGACCTGTCCGAGCAGATTTCGACGGCGGGGAAAGAGGCCTCGGGAACCGGCAACATGAAGTTCACCATGAACGGTGCGTTAACAATTGGCACGCTGGACGGGGCCAATGTGGAAATCCGCGAACGTGTTGGGGCCGAAAATTTCTTTTTGTTCGGCATGGATGCCAACGCTGTGCAGGCGCGTTACGGCGTGGCCGACCACGGACGGAAGGCGATTTTGGCAAGCCCAATGCTGGCCGAGGTTTTGCAGATCATCGCCGATGGCCGCTTCTCTGCTGAGGAACCCAAGCGATATCACGGCCTTATCGACGCAACCTGGAACCACGATCCGTTCCTTGTGGCTTCGGACTTTGATGCCTACGTCGCCACGCAGGCTGAAGTGGATGCGGCCTACAAGGACCAAACCCATTGGCAACGCCTTGCCCTTCGCAACATCGCAGGCTCGGGCCATTTCTCGTCCGACCGTACGATCCGAGGCTATATGGCAGAAGTTTGGGGGGCACGAAGCCTGCTGTAG